TGTTTGTTCCAGCAACATGAATAGGAGTATGGAAGCTCATGCGTTTCTAAGGTTTtaagtataaatatttttcatccatTAGTAAGATGACTATCATTATTActgattaattcattttattttgctGCGGATGATGGTTCCATAGGCTTCATCGCATATTAATACGGTGAGCTCTGAACCACCAGGAATTGGTTTAAAAGCTAAGACTTCAACGATATGGGTGTCTTGGACGCACTGAATTTTTTGCTCGTTAATCGGGTGCAGTGTCTTTTATAAGGTAAACTATCCGGTCGCAATATAAGAAACTATGCATTCTGAAGATGACGCCAAAAATAAATTCAGCGCGTCTAAAGCTCATAGCACACAGGAGGTACGCGCGCTCCTCGCAAATTGACATTTGCATTAACGGAAGCGCGGTGTGCCCATTCCAACTTACTCAAATACTAAGTATTCAACCGgaatatttttagttttataTGTAGGCCTATAGTTGGGGCTCAACTTGTATTGAGCAGAAACTCTTCAATGAAACCTAATAAAGCACGAACTTTGCTTATCTGATGTGACTACGAGGACATGTACTTCATACTTCTCTCCTTATTCATGACCAGATTACTGGATTGACTGTGTCAGAAAGTGGACCTGACTTGGTCCTTGTCGTAGAGTTGACATATAAactgtcaataataattatacactCTTTTACGTCTGTCAACTTAGTGAAACatataacaatataaaacatttcAATCCTCAAactaatgaaaatgaaaaaaaaaacaagtttcaGAGGTTGTGGTTTGGAAATTTtatagattacaataattatataattataatgtcgCAAATCTAttttacaagatttttataaaattcaataaatcctcTAATATATAGGCTAATCTTGGAAGGTGCATTTTTCGAAGTGGAGGTGGATTGTGTTTGTCAGTCTCgagagttttattttattgtgtgtCAGAGAGTTTTCCTTTATTTCTGGCTTTAACTCAGGTTAttctctatattattatatcttcTATGATATAGCCTACTATGCCAACttcaaagtatttttattccTATCCCACTTTCTGCACTTGGAGAGCGATTTGTGCACTGTTCAGTTTAAAACTGCATAGGAAGATTATCCGCTCAAATGcagttcaatttattcaaattgcttGGCTATTCAGACATACCGGTACTGAACCAACTCTTAAAAACAAATGTAAAAGTTCGTACAATTGTTTGTGTTCGCATATATATCGAAAACTACGCGTCTtaagaacataaaaatattatacaaacaaCATAATAGTTACacaattttcttcaagtttCATTCGAAATTTTTTACATCGTTCTTAGTTTCTTGATAGCCGCTAATaattgtgacatttttgaaaaacgcaTTTGCCTCCACTTTTTGGTTTTATAGTTTTAAACGACCAATGAataaaatccgtgctgattgtgagcttatagagcattaaattctctttaatattatgtatataatgtcactattctattaatttccAAAACGACTGTTTGTGTGAAATCTttagttttgcaacaatagccTAGATCAGTTGATAGAGAAATCTTGAGTGAATGTTTGGAACCCAATTTTTGACATGTCAGTTTTGTTAGGATAGGACTAGTAAGGAGGTGAtttcaaaagtcctcatccctatcACTTACTATCCCAAATAGTCTACCCCCTCCCTCACTATCtcatgtttacctccttactatcccaaataataataatatcgtgtgacctggctggctcaggtctggtgtcaagagttctcaggtcgcaactgatcaatttcagggcctccgacatgacctaacgactgctttttaggcagccaggACCGGCGGCTTAACGTGTctatccgaaacacgggagtggcccgagaaaaatatcttacaCTGGCTGGGATTCGAACCAGGGCCTTTGGATtttaaagccagcatctaatccactcgactacggctaCTCCACACTATCCCAAATAgagctgtggggtcaaaaattgcaTCCAtacattttcatcattttaatcTTCTTTTGAGCATTTGTTGTTTGCACTTCTTTGCCATTCCAGAACCATTCGATAGTTTTAATGtgaaaagtaataaattataactctTGACGCAACCCATCCGGCCTTGCTGGTATTGGTGAAGAGGAAAGTTTTTCCaaaaagattgataatttgtttTCTTTTGATGTGTGTATAAAACAGATTTtgttattgcggatgatgcccacatgagctttttgcttgtgcttgggtaatgggaagtgcgcGGGTGATTTATGAGTTGATCAAGGCATCCTCTACTTCCGAAATGCAGAACTATTTTTGTTGTAGGAAATTGATAAtgctagattatttttgtgaatcatCTTAAAAAATACTTTTCATCTATTCGCATTCTAACGCCAGCATCTTTATAGCATTGTGTTTCCGAATCTTATGACAAATAGCTTTTCGCAGAATGTGATGCTCATATTATGAATCTTGGGACATGGTGATTATATTGACGTCTTTTCAAGACTAAATTTTGGCCCTCTATTGTAGTTGAATCACCTGTCAATGAATTGAAACTGTTCTGAAAACTTGAATTTACATTTTCTTGTTAATCCATTAATCATTTCCTTGTCTAATTCAATATGAGATTGAATTGAtcatttccattaaaataattattgtctgaaCTTGAAAATGATCGGTATGAATTGGATTTGTGCCTCATAAACTTTGATTGTCCTGAATTTCAACCCAGTGGTGGCCGTATGTTTAGCTTTAAGATAGGTATTTAAAGTTGTACAATTCGTGGTtgcattataataatttcaatttttcagcaAAAAGGGCTTCAAAGTCCGCTCATTTGGAACTGGTGACAAGGTGAAATTACCTGGAACTGGACCCGACAGGCCAAATGTATACGACTTCAGTTGCACCTATGATGAAATCTACCAGGATCTCTTAAACAAAGACAAAACTTTGTATCCTTTTtattagcttgaaattttgaattttgcaagAGTATCAATCTTCATGGAAAACTAATTAAGATTTAGTAAGATTTGTAGTACAAAATGCTTACATGTGAAAGTCACAAAGGCTCATCCACACATATTCCAGTTTGGCTGACGGCCGGCTGTCACGTGTGGACCAAACCATGAGACAAAACAGAATAACCCCTAATGAAACATGTCATATTATCATAATGTGGGCCGGCCATTAACCAGACTGAAGGTCGATCTCTATACGTATTGAGGTACCTTAAGTGAATGAAAGGAAGTACCAGATTTATTaatatcaacaataaatattgaaaactgaAAAGCAACTACACTGATATAAGAACTGAAAAGCTACTGCATACACTGATCCAATCATAATATTGATGTATAAAGAATAATACGTGTACTCTTCAAGTGCATAATTTTTTCAGTaacattgattattaaattagTTATTTTTTACTTACAGTTTCTTGTGAACGACAAGCGACAACTGCTCTTAATAGTATCTTGCATCGCATCTAGAAGGTAACATTAAATACTCTGGTTTCTTAACACTTAGGCCTACCTATGTCGAGAATGTTATTCCTTAATCAAACTTCTCAGTTATACTCAAAATGGACTACTCAACATGATTGACAGAAATAGGAGGATAAAGCCAAAACCAGAAAGATTTCAGCTGTGTAAAGAAAAGTTTGACATTGTCGTTACCTGCGAAGAGAGAGTTTATGACCAAGTAGTGGAATGTAGGTATTTTTCTTCAACTCTCCCAATTTCTCTTTCAGATGTGTTGTCTTTTCCCCTATCTGAACCGGATGTATGGTCAATCATCCCGTTCAAGTACCTCATGCTGTTGCCAATGATTCATAGAGATGGAGGGGATTATCATATCTTTTATCTAATAGAATCATTACTATACTTTCAAATTAAAATGCTTAATCGTATTTCAAGAACTTTTTATGAAATGGAATGACAGACGCATTAAGAATCTGAATGTCGTTAACTAATTAAAATACacaaatttatgattattttgtatCAACCAACAACCAAAAAACTCAAAGGGAAGGAAAATAATATACGgtacttgaattattatgaaaatgaaaaagattttattcatccaatcaATGTACAATAACAGAAAAGTCATTTAAAGAAGTAGTTAAAATTGTAACTGATCATTCAGATTAGATAAGTTATCTCTTGGTACTTCTGACCGATAGGTGACATTTTGGACTGCCCAACTAAATTTAAAATCTACCTTATACTGTTGATAAGATCCACTTAGGTCTGGGACTTGAGCCTCTCCAATTTAGTTTAAACCCTCTATTAGAGACCTGCGTACACGTGTGTGAATCGTGTGCCAGGACGACCGTTAAATTGAGTAATTAGAGCACTGCTTGAAAATGGTGTTGCTCCTGTCATCGTCCTGTACACGATTCGCACCTGTGTGCGCAAGGCTTGTTATGTGAGTGAATTTTTCCTCGTGTTTAATTCCAAGAAAATAACCTAgcctaaatgaaaaatattaaggtaGCGATGCTCtgcattcaaataaatattttatttgaagctTAGTAGGTATTTTTTGGTTGTATTTATTGACCGTTCATAAATTATCAAGTTACATGTTGTTTCTGAGTCCTCATGATTGGTAATTGTGTTTTCAGATCAATACTGGAGACTACCGTATGAAAATGGTTGATGAGGTTGGACATGTGGCTTTGTTGTGATTTAATAAGTTGTTGGAAGCAGCAGGAATCAGACATAATTGCGCCTTAATGCTGTTGTATTGTTAAGAAAAATGTTTTCGGGCATTGAGGGATTTCATACCCCCGATTTAAAGAATAATGAGATCGTAATCTATTCATCGTTATTTTTTTCACATGAAATCCAGGTGTCTTTGATTACACTATTCACATAACACTTGTAATTTGTTAATCGAGAAAAGTTTGCTTCAAACTCCATTGCTGTTCTGATTTGGATGATTATTTTACTCATACCTGAAGCATTAATGCTGCAGTGATATCAtgtttaattgataatttagtCGGTTCTGAACAAACCTGGACTAATAACTGGACGATTTCAGTTGTGGAAGATTGCATTAACTGTATCTATTCTAACAAAAATTGTCAATGATagtcaatttgaaaattacgAGGGCAGTTTGGAAAGCTTCCGACCTAAGCTTGAAGATGACAACACTCGTAAACAGATCTGGTGTATAGTTACTGAAATGTGTGCCATTTTGAATGCATAGTATTTATGTTAATATTGTTCGAGTAAGTCGATGTTTGCTCACTACAGACCAAAACTTGTTCAATTTAAACTCTGTTGGCGCAGTTTAGGCACCAATTTATTTCTTCAGATAATATTCGAGTCCGTTACTTACCATTCAGAACTGAAATTCGTGGACTGTTTAGGAGTACAACTTGGGTCTTTAAAATAAATACTACGCCTCCAAAATGGTTTAATTTTTAGTGCCTAACTACAAAATATGACTAAGAAGATCTTGTTCAATAGgttgtcatcttcatggttaGTTCGGAAACATTTAAAACTGCCTTCGTATAGGTAGGCTACTATATAGTGACTAGTAAGCCACTCAATATGGCATGGTTTGTCAAGCTTTACCCTTGTTACTTCAAGTTAATTCCAGTCAGTCTCTCTTGGTAAACCGTGAAATTTCAGAAGTTTTCTCAAGTATTTTTCTAGTATTCTACGATGAGGACTTcttggaagaatataattatggAAAATAAGGCTTGATAAGAAGTTACTATACTACATTCTATTTGTTGATTTTCGCAAATTTTCACTCtactacaaattggaaattcaGGAGTAGTATTTCTCTCgagaatttttcaataaatagcCTTAACTCAAAGAGGATGTTCCACCTTTAAACCAGTCCTCACTCAAAAATGGCCAAATCatcttaaaatgaaaaatgtctgAAATAAGAGTAGGGCCAATGAACCCAATAACTCATATTAACTGAAACTTTGTATAATTGAATGGCCACTTATGTTGATGAAATTCAAGTAAATGCTACATAAAATCGATAGAAATGATCTCTGACAAATTCCACAAATTTAGAGAGATAATGCTCTCCATGCTATATGCGACTTTATTAAGAATCCACTCTATTACAATCGAATATAGTTTTGATGCAAAATATAGGATCCAAAAATTTTCAATAGGACCTAGATATGGATCTAGATAGCTCCTCCGCACAGATTTGAGGGATTTCAACCTCCTGATCCCTCTCAAACACCTGGATCTCAGTGAGCGACTGATTAGTCTTTCAAATTTAGGTTTTATTACTCTCGGGCCCCTCTTAATGTTCTGATGGTTGTGTAACAGTTATTGTCATAATCATTGAACGATGAGTGATTTTTTCAAGATACttatgtacattttaatgttatgttttatagtttttgacaattatttattgacttttatAGGGAATTCTTGGAGAAATTTTCAGTCTATAACTTCTAAAAATATGGATTTATTTAGATGATCTATCATAGACAAGCCTTATTGTTCTAATCAATATTTTAGGAATATCCTAGTCTTATTCAAATAAGCATTTAAAAGGCGTTCCAATGTCATAATAAGAGGTCAAGCTTTGGCCAAAActcaatttttcatcaaattttgtccATCTTTTTAATGATAATGATTTAATCAAATCAGAATTAAAGctcaagattttttttcaatattagttCAAAGGCCTGGAATATTTTCTATCTATCAACcttccaaatttgaaattgtaaatttactttcagttatCCTTTTCTGAGCGCAAATAGTTTTGCACAATAAACATGAATTACTTTAGAAAatcatttcaattgaatttttgaagCAGAAGTTTTAGGGTAATGTAAGGATTTTACATGTTCAATGTTAGGTGACACTAGAAAGAAATGGCTGTTTAGAGAGCATATTGTTAGAACGTTATTCAGAGAAAGTCCTTAGATGCTCTTCGTTCTAGAGCAAGGTAGAGGATTGATTCTTTACCGTCCGTATAACATGaattatacaaatataattttacgGATGAAATTTCTATTGATAGATATAATTGTTCATTAGTAGCCGTACCATTGTAACCATTCTATATACataaa
This DNA window, taken from Nilaparvata lugens isolate BPH unplaced genomic scaffold, ASM1435652v1 scaffold6189, whole genome shotgun sequence, encodes the following:
- the LOC111047431 gene encoding RNA polymerase II subunit A C-terminal domain phosphatase SSU72 produces the protein MPAANLNIAVVCSSNMNRSMEAHAFLSKKGFKVRSFGTGDKVKLPGTGPDRPNVYDFSCTYDEIYQDLLNKDKTFYTQNGLLNMIDRNRRIKPKPERFQLCKEKFDIVVTCEERVYDQVVEYQYWRLPYENG